The genomic window CCTGACGATCGTGGCCACGGCGCTGATCGAGACGGGCAGCCGCATGGACGAAGGCATCTTCGAGGAATTCAAGGGTACGGGCAACATGGAACTGGAGCTCAGCCGCAAGCTGGCGAACCGGTGGATATTCCCGGCCATCGACCTGAGCGCGTCCTCCACCCGGAAGGCGGAGCTGCTGCTGGAACCGGACATCCTGGGCAAGGTGAAAATCCTGCGGAAGTTCCTGGACGGCCTGGGACCGGTGGAAGCCATGGAACTGATGACCGAGCGCCTGTCGCGGACGACGACGAACGTGGATTTCCTCAAGTCCATGAACGAGTAGCGATCCGCACAGTCGGCGCGGTCCGAATGGCCTTCAGCGAGCAACAGCCGCGCGGCTGTTGCTTCAGCAACGAATTTCCGGTACCGCGCACTTCGGGATTCCGCACCGACTCACTTGAGCCGCTTGTAGAACTCCCTGAATTTCCGCTCGGATTCCGCCTTCTGCACCGGCGTCATGGCCTGATAGAATCCGCAGTCGTTCGCGAAGGAGGGCGAGAGGGAGCTTCGCCTCGGGACCTTGTAGGCCTCGAACTTGAAGGTGTAGATCTCGCAGGTCACCTCGTCTCCGTGCATGCCGGGCATAACGTGGACGCAGTCGGTGCAGTCACGCCGCGTTTCCCCCAGGTGACCGTGTGTCCGGTTGTGCATGATCGACTTCAGCTTGCTCATCCCGGGTCTCCTGTAACAAATCCCACCGCTTGATCCAATGAATGGATATAAAGGAAGGGTAACCGCGCCGACCGGCCTTGTCAAGCGTGCGGACGAACGTACCGCTCTATCCCTGCCGCCCGTGCGGACGGAAGCGCCGATCGCTCGGGTAACCGCGCCGACCGGCCTTGTCAAGCGTGCGGACGCGGCTGCCGGCCTGTCCTCCTTGACATCCCTCCCGCCCGCCTGTAACTAAAAACCCGTAAATCGGTCCCGCGTCCCCCAACCTTCAGGTCCGGCTTTTGACGACTCGAACAGGTTCGTCCCTCTCATACACCCGGCTGCTCAGGGAGAACCGGACCTATCGGTTCGTGTGGCTGTCGCAGGTGGTATCCAACGCCGGGGACTGGTTCAATACGATCGCCGTGCTGGGCCTCACCCTGGCCCTCACGGGCTCCGGGCTCGCCCTCGGCATCGTCACGATCTGCCAGATGCTGCCCCCCTTTCTGATGACGCCGTTGGCCGGCGTCGTCGCGGAGCGGTACGACCGCAAGCGGGTGATGATCTCCGCCGATATCCTGCGGGCCGTGGTGGCCCTCGGATTCCTGCTGGTCGAAACGGCGGACGACGTCTGGATGCTGTACCTCTTCATGGCGCTGCTGTCCGGTCTCCAGCCCTTCTTCGACGTCACCCGCACGGCCGCGCTGCCGAGCATCGCCCGGGGCAAGGCGCTGCTGGCAGCCAACGCGCTGTCCAGCACGACCTGGGCCGCCATGCTGACCATCGGCTCCGCCGTCGGCGGGCTCGTGGCCGATCACCTGGGCCGGTCCGCCGCTTTCCAGTTGAACGCCCTCAGCTTCCTGGTATCGGCGTTCTTTGTCGCCCGGATCGCCATACCCGCCGCGTCCGGCGCAGGACAGCCGGTGCGGTTCCTGTCGGATTTCATCGAGGGCATGAAGTACATCGGGCGCGACCGGCCCACGCGGGTCTATCTGCCGGGCAAGGCGACCTGGGGCCTCGCCGGCGGCGGCGCCGTCCTGCTCTACGCCGTGTTCGGCGGGCAGATCTACCGCGCGGGCGACACGGGTATCGCCATCCTGTACACGGCCCGGGGCCTGGGCACGCTCCTGGGCGCCGTATTCATCAAGTTCTTCGACACGATCCGGTTGGGTCAGTTGAGGACGGGCATCCTGGTCGGGCTGATCGGCTACGGCGCCTTCTTCATCCTGTTTTCGCAGGCCCCGTCCATCTGGCTGGCGGCGGCATGCATCATCCTGGCCGCCACGGGCAGCATGGTGATGTGGGTGTATTCTTCTCTTGGACTGCAGCTTGTGGTGGACGAAGACTACCGGGGCCGGGTGTTTGCCGCGGACCATGGGCTGTTCACCCTGGCCTTCTCCATTTCGACCCTGGGGACGGGCCTCCTGCTGGATGCCCTGGCCGCTCGCCTGGTGGCCTTCATGGCAGGCACGGCGGGTATTCTGATCGTAGGGTTCTGGTACGTGTTCGCCCGGCGCATCCCGCTTGGCGGGCAACGGTCCGCACGGTCCGCACACGCCGGGCAGGACCATTAACGCTGGTACGTGTTCGCCCGGCGCATCCCGCTTGGCGGGCAACGGTCCGCACGGTCCGCACACGCCGGGCAGGACCATTAACGCTGGTACGTGTTCGCCCGGCGCATCCCGCTTGGCGGGCAACGGTCCGCACGGTCCGCACACGCCGGACAGAAAGACTAACGACGGACCTGGTAGCGTTCGAGGCGTTCGAAATCGTCGATGGTCTGGTCCACGAAGGCCTTGATCTTCAGGTGACCGTCCCAGAGTTCCACGCCGTCCAGGGTCTTCGGTATGAAGAAGAGAATCCGCTGGAAGAATCCCGCTACGCCCCGCTTCCGTCCCGATATCCCCTCGATGTTGGTAAATCGCGCCCACGCCAAGTCGTCATACAGTTCCTGCGTCACCAGGTAGCCGGTCCGGGGACCGCCGTCAT from Gemmatimonadota bacterium includes these protein-coding regions:
- a CDS encoding MFS transporter produces the protein MTTRTGSSLSYTRLLRENRTYRFVWLSQVVSNAGDWFNTIAVLGLTLALTGSGLALGIVTICQMLPPFLMTPLAGVVAERYDRKRVMISADILRAVVALGFLLVETADDVWMLYLFMALLSGLQPFFDVTRTAALPSIARGKALLAANALSSTTWAAMLTIGSAVGGLVADHLGRSAAFQLNALSFLVSAFFVARIAIPAASGAGQPVRFLSDFIEGMKYIGRDRPTRVYLPGKATWGLAGGGAVLLYAVFGGQIYRAGDTGIAILYTARGLGTLLGAVFIKFFDTIRLGQLRTGILVGLIGYGAFFILFSQAPSIWLAAACIILAATGSMVMWVYSSLGLQLVVDEDYRGRVFAADHGLFTLAFSISTLGTGLLLDALAARLVAFMAGTAGILIVGFWYVFARRIPLGGQRSARSAHAGQDH